A DNA window from Gammaproteobacteria bacterium contains the following coding sequences:
- a CDS encoding diguanylate cyclase, with amino-acid sequence MDLPALDRANVRSPYAEQLNAGFRRLRFHGPLEKEFREFYLAQNLPRGRLAMLIALLPLFAVTVLASMLEPSAATPHMNRLRLFVLFPLLLGTVISMHLEIAKRWYTELAATSITLAGIVVTYICHVAALNGASYLLSGQVLVILYACLFLGLLFDVATVVGGVLVVWHIVIGLIVDLPVEQLWYSCAILGTAAATASITTYKLEHAIRTNFLETRLLHDLAERDGMTGLYNRRIFDDHAKRVWRQSRREEQTLAIVFVDIDDFKVYNDLYGHQAGDDCLKKVAATIARSAKRPFDFTARYGGEEFVVLLYGPPSDYARSMPERIRQDVAALAIPHEGSRAADVVTVSVGVALAGPGSARSLAGAIQVADEALYEAKKAGRNRVVFKTTDDWEVETGNFRTLFRRPA; translated from the coding sequence ATGGACCTACCCGCCCTCGACCGCGCGAACGTCAGGTCGCCGTATGCGGAGCAGTTGAACGCCGGTTTTCGCCGCCTCCGCTTTCACGGCCCCCTGGAGAAGGAGTTCCGCGAGTTCTATCTCGCGCAGAACTTGCCGCGAGGCCGGCTCGCGATGCTGATCGCGCTGCTCCCGCTCTTCGCGGTCACCGTCCTCGCGTCCATGCTCGAGCCGTCCGCAGCCACGCCTCACATGAATCGGCTGCGGCTCTTCGTGCTGTTTCCGCTCCTCCTCGGCACCGTGATCTCGATGCACCTCGAGATCGCGAAGCGCTGGTACACCGAGCTTGCGGCCACGAGCATCACGCTGGCCGGCATCGTCGTCACCTACATCTGTCACGTTGCCGCGCTGAATGGCGCGTCGTATTTGCTGAGCGGCCAGGTGCTCGTGATCCTTTACGCGTGCCTGTTCCTCGGCCTGCTCTTCGACGTCGCCACCGTCGTCGGCGGCGTGCTCGTCGTGTGGCACATCGTCATCGGCCTGATCGTCGACTTGCCGGTCGAGCAGCTCTGGTACTCGTGCGCAATTCTCGGCACGGCCGCCGCGACGGCGTCGATCACGACGTACAAGCTCGAGCACGCGATCCGCACGAACTTCCTCGAGACGCGCCTGCTGCACGACCTCGCCGAGCGGGACGGCATGACCGGTCTCTACAACCGACGGATTTTCGACGACCACGCGAAGCGGGTGTGGCGCCAATCGCGGCGGGAAGAGCAAACGCTTGCGATCGTGTTCGTCGATATCGACGACTTCAAGGTCTACAACGACCTCTACGGCCATCAGGCCGGAGACGACTGCCTGAAGAAGGTGGCTGCGACGATCGCGCGCTCCGCGAAGCGGCCGTTCGACTTCACGGCACGATACGGCGGCGAGGAATTCGTCGTGCTGCTGTACGGGCCGCCGAGCGACTACGCGCGCTCGATGCCGGAGCGAATTCGCCAAGACGTCGCCGCGCTCGCGATCCCGCACGAAGGGTCTCGCGCGGCCGACGTCGTCACGGTCAGCGTCGGCGTCGCGCTCGCCGGTCCCGGCTCGGCGCGCAGCCTCGCCGGAGCGATCCAAGTGGCGGACGAGGCGCTCTACGAGGCCAAGAAGGCCGGGCGCAACCGCGTCGTCTTCAAGACGACGGACGACTGGGAGGTCGAGACCGGCAACTTCCGGACGCTGTTTCGCAGGCCGGCGTGA
- a CDS encoding VOC family protein codes for MRYLHTMVRVSNLEESLDFYCRKLGLKELRRSEHEAGRFTLVFLAAEGQEDCALELTYNWDPEEYGEGRNFGHIAYEVDDIYATCRRLMEAGVTINRPPRDGRMAFVRSPDNISIELLQKGSPKPLEEPWRSMPNVGKW; via the coding sequence TTGCGTTATCTCCATACAATGGTGCGGGTCAGCAACCTCGAGGAGTCGCTCGATTTCTATTGCCGCAAGCTCGGGCTGAAGGAGCTGCGCCGCTCCGAGCACGAGGCGGGCCGGTTCACGCTCGTGTTTCTCGCTGCGGAAGGTCAGGAAGATTGCGCGCTCGAGCTGACTTACAACTGGGATCCGGAGGAGTACGGCGAGGGGCGTAACTTCGGCCACATCGCCTACGAGGTCGACGACATCTACGCCACGTGCCGTCGTCTGATGGAAGCAGGCGTCACGATCAACCGGCCGCCGCGCGACGGACGCATGGCATTCGTGCGCTCGCCGGACAACATTTCGATCGAGCTCTTGCAGAAGGGCTCACCGAAGCCGCTCGAGGAGCCGTGGCGCTCGATGCCGAACGTCGGCAAGTGGTGA